The Balaenoptera acutorostrata chromosome 10, mBalAcu1.1, whole genome shotgun sequence genome has a window encoding:
- the CUL7 gene encoding cullin-7 isoform X1 — protein MVGELRYREFRVPLGPGLHAYPDELIRQRVGRDGHPEYQIRWLILRRGDDGEGSSNQVDCKAEHILLWMSNDEIYANCHKMLGEDGQVIGPSQETAGEAGALDKSVLGEMETDVKSLIQRALRQLEECEGTIPPAPLLHTVHVLSAYASIEPLTGVFKDPRVLDLLMHMLSSPDYQIRWSAGRMIQALASHDAGTRTQILLSLSQQEAIEKHLDFDSRCALLALFAQATLSEHPMSFEGIQLPQVPGRLLFSLVKRYLHVASLLDQLNDSAVEPGAQSSTPEELSGERGRLELEFSMAMGTLISELVQAMRWDWASSRQGPSARPSCSIFQPQLADAGPGHPPAQALPSLRRSRRFRPRSEFASGNTYALYVRDALQPGMRVRMLDDYEEISAGDEGEFRQSNNGVPPVQVLWESTGRTYWVHWHMLEILGFEEDIEDVVEADEYQGAAVSGAVGVALPSWRWKPMAELYAVPYVLPEDEDAEESEHLSQAEWWELLFFIKKLDGPDHQEVLQILQENLDGEILDDEILAELAVPMELAQDLLLALPQRLDDSTLRDLLNCRVYRKYGPEALAGQLAYPSLLEAQAQPQESADAATVEAKEAPTQCPNTPLQHLVEGYGLAGKIFLDLERALSSEGPRESEVKPLLLQLQRQPQPFLTLMRSLDTPVANKALHLAVLRILMRLVDFPEALLLPWHEAMDACMACLRSPDTDREVLQELILFLHHLASVSRDYAVVLNQLGARDAISKALEKHLGKLELAQELRDMVFKCEKHAHLYRKLTTNILGGCIQMVLGQIEDHRRTHRPINIPFFDVFLRYLCQGSSVEVKEDKCWEKVEVSSNPHRASKLTDRNPKTYWESSGSAGSHYITLHMHQGVLARQLALLVAGEDSSYMPARVVVFGGDSATSLNTELNSVNVMPSASRVVLLENLNRFWPVIQIRIKRCQQGGIDTRIRGLEVLGPKPTFWPVFREQLCRHTRLFYMVRAQAWSQDIAEDRRSLLSLSSRLNGALRQEQNFADRFLPDSEAARALGKTCWEALVSPLVQNITSPDEDGVSPLGWLLDQYLECREAAHNPQSRAAAFSSRVRRLTHLLVHVEPCEAAPPVVAAPRPKGRNRSHDWSSLATRGLPSSIMRNLTRCWRAVVEEQVNSFLTSHWRDDDFVPRYCEHFNNLQKSSSELFGPRAAFLLALQNGCASALLKLPFLRAAHVSEQFARHIDQRIQGSRIGGARGMEMLAQLQRCLETVLIFSGLEIATTFEHYYQHYMADRLLSVGSSWLEGAVLEQIGPCFPNRLPQQMLRSLSTSEELQRQFHVYQLQRLDQELLKLEDTEKKIQVSHEASGRGHERGTGEEAELEAGAALAAGGAAEEEDENEDLYYEGAMPEVSVLVLSPRCWPTASICHTLNPRTCLPAYLRGTLNRYSNFYNKSQSYPALEQAPQRRLQWTWLGRAELQFGDQTLHVSTVQMWLLLHLNELKAVSVESLLALSGLSPDVLNQAVGPLTSSRGPLDLHETKDAPGGVLKIRDGSEEPRPRRGNVWLIPAQTYLKAEDEEGRNLEKRRNLLNCLIVRILKAHGDEGLHIDQLVCRVLEAWQKGPCPPRGLVSSLGRGSTCSSADVLSCVLHLLGKGTVRRQDDRPQMLSYAVPVTVMEPHTESLNPGSSGPNPPLTFHTLQIRSRGVPYASCTSTQSFSTFR, from the exons ATGGTGGGGGAGCTCCGCTACAGGGAATTCAGGGTGCCCCTGGGGCCCGGCTTGCACGCCTATCCTGATGAGCTGATACGCCAGCGAGTGGGCCGTGATGGGCATCCTGAGTACCAGATCCGCTGGCTCATCCTCCGACGTGGGGATGACGGGGAAGGCAGTTCTAACCAAGTGGACTGCAAGGCTGAGCACATCCTGCTGTGGATGTCCAATGACGAGATCTATGCCAACTGCCACAAGATGCTGGGCGAAGATGGCCAGGTCATCGGGCCCTCCCAGGAGACAGCAGGGGAGGCTGGAGCCCTGGACAAATCTGTGCTGGGGGAGATGGAAACCGATGTGAAGTCTCTGATTCAGAGGGCCCTTCGGCAGCTGGAGGAATGTGAGGGCACCATCCCTCCCGCCCCTCTGCTTCACACTGTCCATGTGCTCAGCGCCTACGCAAGCATTGAGCCCCTCACGGGGGTCTTCAAAGACCCAAGGGTCCTGGACTTGCTCATGCACATGCTCAGTAGTCCCGATTATCAAATTCGCTGGAGCGCAGGCCGGATGATACAAGCCCTGGCTTCCCATGATGCTG GGACCCGGACCCAGATCCTTCTGTCACTGAGCCAGCAGGAGGCCATTGAGAAACACCTGGATTTTGACAGCCGCTGTGCTCTGCTGGCACTGTTTGCACAGGCCACGCTCTCTGAACATCCCATGTCTTTCGAGGGCATTCAGCTGCCACAG GTCCCAGGAAGGCTGCTCTTCTCCCTGGTGAAGCGCTATTTGCACGTCGCCTCCCTCCTGGATCAGTTGAATGACAGTGCTGTGGAACCAGGAGCCCAGAGCTCCACTCCCGAGGAATTGAGTGGGGAGAGGGGTCGGCTGGAGCTGGAGTTCAGCATGGCCATGGGCACCCTGATCTCGGAGCTGGTACAGGCCATGCGCTGGGACTGGGCCTCGAGCAGACAGGGGCCCTCGGCACGGCCCTCCTGTTCCATCTTCCAGCCCCAGCTGGCAGATGCAGGCCCAGGGCACCCACccgcccaggccctgccctcccttAGGAGGTCAAGGCGGTTTCGCCCTCGCTCTGAGTTCGCAAGTGGCAATACCTACGCCTTGTACGTGCGGGATGCACTGCAGCCGGGGATGCGAGTGCGGATGCTGGACGATTACGAGGAGATCAGTGCCGGGGACGAGGGCGAGTTCCGGCAGAGCAACAATGGCGTGCCCCCTGTGCAG GTGTTGTGGGAGTCGACAGGCCGCACCTATTGGGTACACTGGCACATGCTGGAGATTCTGGGCTTTGAAGAAGACATCGAGGACGTGGTTGAGGCTGATGAGTACCAGGGGGCAGCGGTCAGTGGAGCTGTGGGTGTAG ccctgccctcctggcgGTGGAAGCCCATGGCAGAGCTCTACGCTGTGCCCTACGTGCTGCCTGAGGATGAGGACGCTGAGGAGAGTGAACACCTGAGCCAGGCCGAGTGGTGGGAGCTCCTTTTCTTCATCAAGAAGCTGGATGGACCTGACCATCAGGAGGTTCTCCAGATCCTCCAGGAGAACCTGGATGGGGAG ATTCTGGATGACGAGATCCTGGCTGAGCTGGCCGTGCCCATGGAGTTGGCCCAGGACCTGCTGCTGGCTCTGCCACAGCGACTCGATGACAGCACTCTCAGGGACCTGCTCAACTGCCGTGTCTACAGGAAATACGGGCCCGAGGCCCTGGCAGGGCAGCTGGCCTACCCATCCCTGCTGGAAGCCCAGGCCCAGCCTCAGGAATCAGCAGACGCAGCCACAGTGGAAG CAAAAGAAGCCCCGACTCAGTGCCCCAACACTCCCCTGCAGCATCTGGTGGAGGGTTACGGTCTGGCTGGGAAAATCTTCCTGGATCTGGAGCGAGCCCTCAGCTCAGAGGGGCCCCGGGAAAGCGAGGTCAAGCCACTCCTGCTGCAACTGCAGCGGCAGCCCCAGCCCTTCCTCACGCTGATGCGGAGCCTCGATACTCCCGTGGCCAACAAGGCCCTGCACCTGGCTGTTCTGAG AATCCTGATGCGGCTGGTGGACTTTCCCGAGGCATTGCTGCTCCCCTGGCATGAGGCCATGGACGCCTGCATGGCCTGCCTGCGGTCCCCAGACACTGACCGAGAG gTGCTCCAGGAGCTGATCCTCTTTCTGCACCACCTGGCCTCGGTGAGCAGGGACTATGCCGTGGTGCTGAATCAGCTGGGAGCCCGAGATGCCATCTCCAAAGCCCTGGAAAAGCACCTGGGAAAGCTGGAGCTGGCTCAGGAGCTGCGGGACATGGTGTTCAAGTGTGAGAAGCATGCCCACCTCTACCGGAAACTCACCACCAACATCCTAGGAGGCTGTATCCAG ATGGTGCTGGGCCAGATCGAAGACCACAGACGAACGCACCGCCCCATCAACATCCCCTTCTTTGACGTGTTCCTCAGATACCTGTGCCAGG GCTCCAGCGTGGAGGTGAAGGAGGACAAGTGCTGGGAGAAGGTGGAGGTGTCCTCCAACCCGCACCGGGCCAGCAAACTGACGGACCGCAACCCCAAGACCTACTGGGAGTCCAGCGGCAGTGCCGGCTCCCACTACATCACACTACACATGCACCAGGGCGTCCTCGCCAG GCAGCTGGCTCTGCTGGTGGCTGGCGAAGACTCAAGCTACATGCCAGCCAGGGTGGTGGTGTTCGGGGGCGACAGCGCCACCTCCCTTAACACGGAACTCAACTCG GTGAACGTGATGCCCTCTGCCAGCCGGGTGGTCCTCCTGGAGAACCTGAACCGCTTCTGGCCAGTCATCCAGATCCGCATAAAGCGCTGCCAGCAG GGCGGCATCGACACGCGCATTCGGGGATTAGAGGTCCTGGGCCCCAAACCCACGTTCTGGCCGGTGTTCCGGGAGCAGCTGTGTCGCCACACACGCCTCTTCTACATGGTCAGGGCGCAGGCTTGGAGCCAGGACATCGCGGAGGACCGCAGGAGCCTCCTGTCCCTGAGCTCTAg ACTCAACGGGGCTCTACGTCAGGAGCAGAATTTTGCCGATCGCTTCCTCCCAGACAGTGAAGCTGCCCGAGCCCTGGGCAAGACCTGCTGGGAGGCCCTGGTCAGCCCCCTGGTGCAGAACATCACCTCCCCCG ATGAGGATGGTGTCAGCCCGCTGGGCTGGTTGCTGGACCAGTACCTGGAGTGTCGGGAGGCTGCCCACAACCCGCAGAGCCGCGCAGCAGCTTTCTCCTCACGGGTGCGCCGCCTCACCCACCTGCTGGTGCACGTGGAGCCCTGCGAGGCAGCCCCTCCGGTGGTGGCCGCTCCTCGGCCCA AGGGCAGAAACAGAAGCCATGACTGGAGCTCCCTGGCCACCCGGGGGCTTCCCAGCAGCATCATGAGAAACCTGACCCGCTGCTGGCGGGCAGTGGTGGAGGAGCAG GTCAACAGTTTTCTGACCTCCCACTGGCGGGATGATGACTTTGTGCCCCGCTACTGTGAACACTTTAATAATCTGCAGAAGTCAAGCTCCGAGCTGTTTGGGCCACGGGCAGCCTTCTTGCTGGCGCTGCAGAACGGCTGTGCCAGTGCCCTGCTGAAGCTCCCTTTCCTCAGAGCTGCCCAC GTAAGCGAGCAGTTTGCACGGCACATCGACCAGCGGATCCAGGGCAGCCGGATCGGTGGGGCCCGGGGGATGGAGATGCTGGCCCAACTGCAGCGATGCCTGGAAACCGTCCTGATCTTCTCTGGCCTGGAGATTGCCACCACTTTCGAGCATTACTACCA GCACTACATGGCGGACCGTCTCCTGAGCGTGGGCTCGAGCTGGCTGGAGGGGGCCGTGCTGGAGCAGATCGGCCCCTGCTTccccaaccgcctcccccagcaGATGTTGCGGAGCCTGAGCACCTCGGAGGAGCTGCAGCGCCAGTTCCACGTGTACCAGCTCCAGCGGCTTGATCAGGAACTCCTGAAGCTGgaggacacagagaagaaaatacag GTGAGCCACGAGGCCAGTGGCAGGGGGCACGAGAGAGGGACCGGAGAGGAAGCTGAGCTGGAAGCTGGGGCAGCATTGGCGGCCGGCGGGGCggctgaggaggaggatgagAACGAGGACCTTTACTATGAAGGGGCGATGCCAGAAGTGTCTGTGCTCGTCCTGTCACCACGCTGCTGGCCCACTGCCTCCATCTGCCACACGCTCAACCCCAGAACCTGCCTGCCTGCCTACCTGAGGGGCACCTTGAACCGATACTCCAACTTCTACAACAAGA GTCAGAGCTACCCTGCCCTAGAGCAGGCCCCGCAGAGGCGACTGCAGTGGACGTGGCTGGGCCGGGCTGAGCTGCAGTTCGGGGACCAGACGCTGCACGTGTCCACCGTGCAGATGTGGCTGCTGCTGCATCTCAATGAGCTGAAG GCGGTCTCCGTGGAGAGTTTGCTGGCGCTCTCGGGGCTCTCTCCAGATGTGCTGAATCAGGCAGTTGGGCCCCTTACCTCTTCAAGGGGCCCCCTGGACCTTCACGAGACAAAGGATGCCCCAGGAG GGGTGCTCAAGATTCGAGATGGTAGCGAGGAACCCAGGCCTCGGAGGGGCAACGTGTGGCTCATCCCAGCTCAGACATACCTGAAAGCTGAGGACGAAGAGGGCCGGAACTTGGAGAAGAGACGGAACCTTCTCAACTGCCTCATTGTCCGAATCCTCAAGGCCCACGGGGACGAGGGCCTGCACATTGACCAGCTTGTCTGCCGG GTGCTGGAGGCTTGGCAGAAGGGCCCATGTCCTCCCAGGGGCTTGGTCAGCAGCCTTGGCAGGGGGTCCACCTGCAGCAGTGCTGATGTCCTCTCCTGTGTCTTGCACCTCCTGGGCAAGGGCACAGTGAGACGCCAGGATGACCGGCCCCAGATGCTGTCCTATGCTGTCCCCGTGACTGTGATGGAGCCTCACACTGAGTCCCTGAACCCCGGCTCCTCAGGCCCAAACCCACCCCTCACCTTCCACACCCTGCAGATTCGCTCCCGGGGCGTGCCCTATGCCTCCTGCACAAGCACCCAGAGCTTCTCTACCTTCCGGTAG
- the CUL7 gene encoding cullin-7 isoform X4: MVGELRYREFRVPLGPGLHAYPDELIRQRVGRDGHPEYQIRWLILRRGDDGEGSSNQVDCKAEHILLWMSNDEIYANCHKMLGEDGQVIGPSQETAGEAGALDKSVLGEMETDVKSLIQRALRQLEECEGTIPPAPLLHTVHVLSAYASIEPLTGVFKDPRVLDLLMHMLSSPDYQIRWSAGRMIQALASHDAGTRTQILLSLSQQEAIEKHLDFDSRCALLALFAQATLSEHPMSFEGIQLPQVPGRLLFSLVKRYLHVASLLDQLNDSAVEPGAQSSTPEELSGERGRLELEFSMAMGTLISELVQAMRWDWASSRQGPSARPSCSIFQPQLADAGPGHPPAQALPSLRRSRRFRPRSEFASGNTYALYVRDALQPGMRVRMLDDYEEISAGDEGEFRQSNNGVPPVQVLWESTGRTYWVHWHMLEILGFEEDIEDVVEADEYQGAAVSGAVGVALPSWRWKPMAELYAVPYVLPEDEDAEESEHLSQAEWWELLFFIKKLDGPDHQEVLQILQENLDGEILDDEILAELAVPMELAQDLLLALPQRLDDSTLRDLLNCRVYRKYGPEALAGQLAYPSLLEAQAQPQESADAATVEAKEAPTQCPNTPLQHLVEGYGLAGKIFLDLERALSSEGPRESEVKPLLLQLQRQPQPFLTLMRSLDTPVANKALHLAVLRILMRLVDFPEALLLPWHEAMDACMACLRSPDTDREVLQELILFLHHLASVSRDYAVVLNQLGARDAISKALEKHLGKLELAQELRDMVFKCEKHAHLYRKLTTNILGGCIQMVLGQIEDHRRTHRPINIPFFDVFLRYLCQGSSVEVKEDKCWEKVEVSSNPHRASKLTDRNPKTYWESSGSAGSHYITLHMHQGVLARQLALLVAGEDSSYMPARVVVFGGDSATSLNTELNSVNVMPSASRVVLLENLNRFWPVIQIRIKRCQQGGIDTRIRGLEVLGPKPTFWPVFREQLCRHTRLFYMVRAQAWSQDIAEDRRSLLSLSSRLNGALRQEQNFADRFLPDSEAARALGKTCWEALVSPLVQNITSPDEDGVSPLGWLLDQYLECREAAHNPQSRAAAFSSRVRRLTHLLVHVEPCEAAPPVVAAPRPKGRNRSHDWSSLATRGLPSSIMRNLTRCWRAVVEEQVNSFLTSHWRDDDFVPRYCEHFNNLQKSSSELFGPRAAFLLALQNGCASALLKLPFLRAAHVSEQFARHIDQRIQGSRIGGARGMEMLAQLQRCLETVLIFSGLEIATTFEHYYQHYMADRLLSVGSSWLEGAVLEQIGPCFPNRLPQQMLRSLSTSEELQRQFHVYQLQRLDQELLKLEDTEKKIQVSHEASGRGHERGTGEEAELEAGAALAAGGAAEEEDENEDLYYEGAMPEVSVLVLSPRCWPTASICHTLNPRTCLPAYLRGTLNRYSNFYNKSGLPLPRRQTQRGPSSGSSDQEPQCPETLGPRLCRD; this comes from the exons ATGGTGGGGGAGCTCCGCTACAGGGAATTCAGGGTGCCCCTGGGGCCCGGCTTGCACGCCTATCCTGATGAGCTGATACGCCAGCGAGTGGGCCGTGATGGGCATCCTGAGTACCAGATCCGCTGGCTCATCCTCCGACGTGGGGATGACGGGGAAGGCAGTTCTAACCAAGTGGACTGCAAGGCTGAGCACATCCTGCTGTGGATGTCCAATGACGAGATCTATGCCAACTGCCACAAGATGCTGGGCGAAGATGGCCAGGTCATCGGGCCCTCCCAGGAGACAGCAGGGGAGGCTGGAGCCCTGGACAAATCTGTGCTGGGGGAGATGGAAACCGATGTGAAGTCTCTGATTCAGAGGGCCCTTCGGCAGCTGGAGGAATGTGAGGGCACCATCCCTCCCGCCCCTCTGCTTCACACTGTCCATGTGCTCAGCGCCTACGCAAGCATTGAGCCCCTCACGGGGGTCTTCAAAGACCCAAGGGTCCTGGACTTGCTCATGCACATGCTCAGTAGTCCCGATTATCAAATTCGCTGGAGCGCAGGCCGGATGATACAAGCCCTGGCTTCCCATGATGCTG GGACCCGGACCCAGATCCTTCTGTCACTGAGCCAGCAGGAGGCCATTGAGAAACACCTGGATTTTGACAGCCGCTGTGCTCTGCTGGCACTGTTTGCACAGGCCACGCTCTCTGAACATCCCATGTCTTTCGAGGGCATTCAGCTGCCACAG GTCCCAGGAAGGCTGCTCTTCTCCCTGGTGAAGCGCTATTTGCACGTCGCCTCCCTCCTGGATCAGTTGAATGACAGTGCTGTGGAACCAGGAGCCCAGAGCTCCACTCCCGAGGAATTGAGTGGGGAGAGGGGTCGGCTGGAGCTGGAGTTCAGCATGGCCATGGGCACCCTGATCTCGGAGCTGGTACAGGCCATGCGCTGGGACTGGGCCTCGAGCAGACAGGGGCCCTCGGCACGGCCCTCCTGTTCCATCTTCCAGCCCCAGCTGGCAGATGCAGGCCCAGGGCACCCACccgcccaggccctgccctcccttAGGAGGTCAAGGCGGTTTCGCCCTCGCTCTGAGTTCGCAAGTGGCAATACCTACGCCTTGTACGTGCGGGATGCACTGCAGCCGGGGATGCGAGTGCGGATGCTGGACGATTACGAGGAGATCAGTGCCGGGGACGAGGGCGAGTTCCGGCAGAGCAACAATGGCGTGCCCCCTGTGCAG GTGTTGTGGGAGTCGACAGGCCGCACCTATTGGGTACACTGGCACATGCTGGAGATTCTGGGCTTTGAAGAAGACATCGAGGACGTGGTTGAGGCTGATGAGTACCAGGGGGCAGCGGTCAGTGGAGCTGTGGGTGTAG ccctgccctcctggcgGTGGAAGCCCATGGCAGAGCTCTACGCTGTGCCCTACGTGCTGCCTGAGGATGAGGACGCTGAGGAGAGTGAACACCTGAGCCAGGCCGAGTGGTGGGAGCTCCTTTTCTTCATCAAGAAGCTGGATGGACCTGACCATCAGGAGGTTCTCCAGATCCTCCAGGAGAACCTGGATGGGGAG ATTCTGGATGACGAGATCCTGGCTGAGCTGGCCGTGCCCATGGAGTTGGCCCAGGACCTGCTGCTGGCTCTGCCACAGCGACTCGATGACAGCACTCTCAGGGACCTGCTCAACTGCCGTGTCTACAGGAAATACGGGCCCGAGGCCCTGGCAGGGCAGCTGGCCTACCCATCCCTGCTGGAAGCCCAGGCCCAGCCTCAGGAATCAGCAGACGCAGCCACAGTGGAAG CAAAAGAAGCCCCGACTCAGTGCCCCAACACTCCCCTGCAGCATCTGGTGGAGGGTTACGGTCTGGCTGGGAAAATCTTCCTGGATCTGGAGCGAGCCCTCAGCTCAGAGGGGCCCCGGGAAAGCGAGGTCAAGCCACTCCTGCTGCAACTGCAGCGGCAGCCCCAGCCCTTCCTCACGCTGATGCGGAGCCTCGATACTCCCGTGGCCAACAAGGCCCTGCACCTGGCTGTTCTGAG AATCCTGATGCGGCTGGTGGACTTTCCCGAGGCATTGCTGCTCCCCTGGCATGAGGCCATGGACGCCTGCATGGCCTGCCTGCGGTCCCCAGACACTGACCGAGAG gTGCTCCAGGAGCTGATCCTCTTTCTGCACCACCTGGCCTCGGTGAGCAGGGACTATGCCGTGGTGCTGAATCAGCTGGGAGCCCGAGATGCCATCTCCAAAGCCCTGGAAAAGCACCTGGGAAAGCTGGAGCTGGCTCAGGAGCTGCGGGACATGGTGTTCAAGTGTGAGAAGCATGCCCACCTCTACCGGAAACTCACCACCAACATCCTAGGAGGCTGTATCCAG ATGGTGCTGGGCCAGATCGAAGACCACAGACGAACGCACCGCCCCATCAACATCCCCTTCTTTGACGTGTTCCTCAGATACCTGTGCCAGG GCTCCAGCGTGGAGGTGAAGGAGGACAAGTGCTGGGAGAAGGTGGAGGTGTCCTCCAACCCGCACCGGGCCAGCAAACTGACGGACCGCAACCCCAAGACCTACTGGGAGTCCAGCGGCAGTGCCGGCTCCCACTACATCACACTACACATGCACCAGGGCGTCCTCGCCAG GCAGCTGGCTCTGCTGGTGGCTGGCGAAGACTCAAGCTACATGCCAGCCAGGGTGGTGGTGTTCGGGGGCGACAGCGCCACCTCCCTTAACACGGAACTCAACTCG GTGAACGTGATGCCCTCTGCCAGCCGGGTGGTCCTCCTGGAGAACCTGAACCGCTTCTGGCCAGTCATCCAGATCCGCATAAAGCGCTGCCAGCAG GGCGGCATCGACACGCGCATTCGGGGATTAGAGGTCCTGGGCCCCAAACCCACGTTCTGGCCGGTGTTCCGGGAGCAGCTGTGTCGCCACACACGCCTCTTCTACATGGTCAGGGCGCAGGCTTGGAGCCAGGACATCGCGGAGGACCGCAGGAGCCTCCTGTCCCTGAGCTCTAg ACTCAACGGGGCTCTACGTCAGGAGCAGAATTTTGCCGATCGCTTCCTCCCAGACAGTGAAGCTGCCCGAGCCCTGGGCAAGACCTGCTGGGAGGCCCTGGTCAGCCCCCTGGTGCAGAACATCACCTCCCCCG ATGAGGATGGTGTCAGCCCGCTGGGCTGGTTGCTGGACCAGTACCTGGAGTGTCGGGAGGCTGCCCACAACCCGCAGAGCCGCGCAGCAGCTTTCTCCTCACGGGTGCGCCGCCTCACCCACCTGCTGGTGCACGTGGAGCCCTGCGAGGCAGCCCCTCCGGTGGTGGCCGCTCCTCGGCCCA AGGGCAGAAACAGAAGCCATGACTGGAGCTCCCTGGCCACCCGGGGGCTTCCCAGCAGCATCATGAGAAACCTGACCCGCTGCTGGCGGGCAGTGGTGGAGGAGCAG GTCAACAGTTTTCTGACCTCCCACTGGCGGGATGATGACTTTGTGCCCCGCTACTGTGAACACTTTAATAATCTGCAGAAGTCAAGCTCCGAGCTGTTTGGGCCACGGGCAGCCTTCTTGCTGGCGCTGCAGAACGGCTGTGCCAGTGCCCTGCTGAAGCTCCCTTTCCTCAGAGCTGCCCAC GTAAGCGAGCAGTTTGCACGGCACATCGACCAGCGGATCCAGGGCAGCCGGATCGGTGGGGCCCGGGGGATGGAGATGCTGGCCCAACTGCAGCGATGCCTGGAAACCGTCCTGATCTTCTCTGGCCTGGAGATTGCCACCACTTTCGAGCATTACTACCA GCACTACATGGCGGACCGTCTCCTGAGCGTGGGCTCGAGCTGGCTGGAGGGGGCCGTGCTGGAGCAGATCGGCCCCTGCTTccccaaccgcctcccccagcaGATGTTGCGGAGCCTGAGCACCTCGGAGGAGCTGCAGCGCCAGTTCCACGTGTACCAGCTCCAGCGGCTTGATCAGGAACTCCTGAAGCTGgaggacacagagaagaaaatacag GTGAGCCACGAGGCCAGTGGCAGGGGGCACGAGAGAGGGACCGGAGAGGAAGCTGAGCTGGAAGCTGGGGCAGCATTGGCGGCCGGCGGGGCggctgaggaggaggatgagAACGAGGACCTTTACTATGAAGGGGCGATGCCAGAAGTGTCTGTGCTCGTCCTGTCACCACGCTGCTGGCCCACTGCCTCCATCTGCCACACGCTCAACCCCAGAACCTGCCTGCCTGCCTACCTGAGGGGCACCTTGAACCGATACTCCAACTTCTACAACAAGA GTGGGCTCCCCTTACCCAGGAGGCAGACACAGAGAGGACCGAGCTCTGGAAGCTCAGACCAGGAACCACAGTGTCCAGAAACACTGGGCCCCAGACTCTGCAGAGATTAA